A single Cucumis melo cultivar AY chromosome 4, USDA_Cmelo_AY_1.0, whole genome shotgun sequence DNA region contains:
- the LOC103500285 gene encoding probable nucleoredoxin 1-1 produces the protein MLKQHFSHPHPLAAAKVVEDDGTICSGCEFPLSGAAYKCTKPKCEFHLHQLCFALPPEIHHPSHPKHPLILTGSPPYVDGEFACDGCGDVGSGFIYRCPRCQFDLHIHCAALPETLVGKNHDHPLRLVFESKGKGFCCGVCEEGFGRGGWVYYCGVCDFGVHVHCFVADDEDEDEEME, from the coding sequence ATGCTAAAGCAACATTTCAGCCACCCCCACCCACTGGCCGCCGCAAAGGTGGTGGAAGACGACGGAACTATCTGCTCCGGCTGCGAATTCCCACTTTCCGGTGCCGCCTACAAGTGCACAAAGCCCAAATGCGAATTCCATCTCCACCAACTCTGTTTCGCCCTCCCACCGGAGATCCACCACCCCTCTCACCCAAAACACCCTCTCATCCTCACTGGATCTCCGCCATACGTCGACGGGGAGTTCGCCTGTGATGGCTGTGGTGACGTGGGCTCCGGCTTCATCTACCGGTGCCCACGATGCCAGTTTGATCTACACATCCACTGCGCCGCCTTGCCGGAGACGTTGGTCGGGAAAAACCACGATCACCCTCTCCGGCTTGTGTTCGAGTCAAAAGGGAAAGGATTTTGCTGCGGTGTTTGTGAGGAAGGTTTCGGAAGAGGTGGTTGGGTTTATTACTGCGGGGTTTGTGATTTTGGGGTTCATGTTCACTGTTTCGTGGCTGATGATgaggatgaagatgaagaaatggAGTGA
- the LOC103500284 gene encoding ras-related protein Rab11C-like isoform X1, translating to MQIYAPRNETNFCSYGKVNREVQVHCPPRGLFKKSRAETAMAHKVDHEYDYLFKIVLIGDSDVGKSNILSRFTRNEFCLESKSTIDLLG from the exons ATGCAGATCTATGCTCCAAG AAATGAAACAAATTTTTGCTCTTATGGCAAAGTAAACAGAGAAGTTCAAGTGCACTGCCCACCAAGAG GTTTGTTCAAGAAATCTAGGGCAGAGACTGCTATGGCTCATAAGGTAGACCACGAGTATGATTATTTGTTTAAGATTGTTCTGATTGGGGATTCCGACGTTGGGAAGTCCAACATTCTTTCGAGATTTACTAGAAACGAGTTTTGCTTGGAGTCCAAATCCACCATTGATCTTTTGGGTTAG
- the LOC103500284 gene encoding ras-related protein Rab11C-like isoform X2 translates to MIGSYRNETNFCSYGKVNREVQVHCPPRGLFKKSRAETAMAHKVDHEYDYLFKIVLIGDSDVGKSNILSRFTRNEFCLESKSTIDLLG, encoded by the exons ATGATTGGTTCTTATAG AAATGAAACAAATTTTTGCTCTTATGGCAAAGTAAACAGAGAAGTTCAAGTGCACTGCCCACCAAGAG GTTTGTTCAAGAAATCTAGGGCAGAGACTGCTATGGCTCATAAGGTAGACCACGAGTATGATTATTTGTTTAAGATTGTTCTGATTGGGGATTCCGACGTTGGGAAGTCCAACATTCTTTCGAGATTTACTAGAAACGAGTTTTGCTTGGAGTCCAAATCCACCATTGATCTTTTGGGTTAG